In the Pyrolobus fumarii 1A genome, one interval contains:
- the rfbB gene encoding dTDP-glucose 4,6-dehydratase: MRVMVLGGAGFMGSNFVEFLVRNARRAEVLVYDKLTYAGRLENLRDVLDRIEFVKGDIVDERMLGETVQRFKPEVVVNFAAETHVDRSINEPAPFIRTNVLGVFTVLEVLRKYRDALYVHISTDEVYGDLSWTQEMADETWCLRPSSPYSASKAAGDLFITAYGRTYGINYTIVRPCNNYGPRQHPEKLIPRTIIRLLLGKPATIYGDGGQVRDWLYVQDFAEGLYTVIKKGESHSIYNICAHNFASVRQIVEMIVEMMGHDPSESIVYVRGRPGDDRRYAMKCDRVRSLGWTPRVDLREGLRRTIEWYKSNRWWWEPILDEYVLSDTPWKL; this comes from the coding sequence ATGCGTGTAATGGTGCTTGGCGGCGCAGGCTTCATGGGGAGCAACTTTGTCGAGTTCCTCGTTAGGAACGCGCGTAGGGCAGAGGTGTTGGTCTACGATAAGCTGACCTATGCGGGGCGCCTCGAGAACCTAAGGGATGTCCTAGATCGCATAGAGTTCGTGAAGGGCGATATTGTTGATGAGAGGATGCTAGGGGAAACGGTGCAGCGCTTCAAGCCGGAAGTCGTAGTGAACTTTGCTGCTGAGACGCACGTCGACCGGAGTATAAACGAGCCGGCGCCCTTCATACGCACGAACGTCCTCGGAGTATTCACAGTGCTAGAGGTGCTACGCAAGTATCGTGACGCGCTATACGTCCACATCTCGACCGACGAGGTCTACGGAGACCTCTCGTGGACCCAAGAGATGGCTGACGAGACGTGGTGCCTGAGACCCTCTAGCCCCTACTCGGCTTCTAAAGCAGCGGGCGACCTCTTCATAACGGCATATGGACGCACGTACGGCATAAACTACACAATAGTCAGGCCTTGCAACAACTACGGTCCACGTCAGCACCCCGAGAAGCTCATACCAAGGACTATCATCAGATTACTGCTAGGAAAGCCAGCCACCATCTATGGCGACGGTGGCCAGGTGCGTGACTGGCTATACGTGCAGGATTTCGCCGAGGGCCTCTACACGGTGATAAAGAAGGGCGAGTCACACAGCATATACAACATCTGTGCGCATAACTTTGCGAGCGTGAGGCAGATTGTCGAGATGATAGTAGAGATGATGGGTCATGATCCCAGCGAGAGCATAGTCTATGTCCGCGGTAGGCCGGGCGACGACCGCAGGTATGCAATGAAATGTGACCGCGTTAGAAGCCTAGGATGGACGCCAAGAGTAGACCTACGCGAGGGGTTACGGAGGACAATAGAGTGGTACAAGTCGAACCGTTGGTGGTGGGAGCCCATACTAGACGAATACGTGCTTAGCGACACGCCGTGGAAGCTCTAG
- a CDS encoding glucose-1-phosphate thymidylyltransferase: protein MHEVPILGAGAGIVRGCSVEKSVGIIPAAGEGTRLRPITFSLPKHLVPLLGKAIIEYPLQHLESIQVRDIVIVVGYLGHMIREYLEDKGYRAKYVYQEKRLGIAHAIHTAIEQAGISGSPLVVYLGDNILLEKLETHYKAFIEGDYDVYVLLAPVPDPHRFGVAVVESGRIVKLVEKPREPPSNLAVVGVYMFRDSDLVEKLFRELKPSWRGEYEITDLIQKFIDRGYRVGYSVVSRWWKDIGTPEGLLDAMQMLLDAIEEPVIRGRVEGNVTTSKVIVEEGAVVEGDIKGPAYIGRGSLVSSRARLEAYVSLEQGTILKSGVLVNTLVMGEGTTIDIGEAQLEDSVIGRACEILAHRTTNRMKLLVGDRARITID from the coding sequence ATGCACGAGGTACCGATACTAGGAGCTGGTGCGGGGATTGTACGGGGCTGTAGCGTGGAGAAGAGCGTAGGTATCATCCCGGCTGCAGGCGAAGGCACAAGGCTACGCCCCATAACCTTCTCGCTGCCGAAGCACCTAGTCCCCCTGCTCGGCAAGGCTATCATAGAGTATCCGTTGCAACACCTCGAGTCTATACAGGTTAGAGACATTGTCATTGTTGTAGGGTACCTGGGTCACATGATACGCGAGTATCTCGAGGACAAGGGCTACCGGGCTAAATACGTCTACCAGGAGAAGCGCCTAGGCATAGCTCACGCCATACACACCGCTATAGAGCAGGCTGGGATCAGCGGCTCCCCGCTCGTCGTGTACCTGGGCGACAATATACTCCTTGAGAAGCTAGAGACCCACTACAAGGCTTTCATCGAGGGTGACTACGACGTCTATGTCCTCCTGGCGCCAGTGCCCGACCCGCATCGGTTCGGCGTCGCGGTTGTCGAGAGTGGTAGGATCGTGAAGCTCGTAGAGAAGCCTAGGGAGCCACCATCAAACCTCGCTGTGGTCGGCGTCTATATGTTCCGCGACTCTGATCTTGTCGAGAAGCTCTTCCGGGAGTTGAAACCCTCGTGGAGGGGCGAATACGAGATCACAGACCTCATCCAGAAGTTCATCGATCGCGGGTACCGCGTAGGCTACAGCGTGGTATCGAGGTGGTGGAAGGATATAGGTACTCCAGAGGGCCTACTGGACGCCATGCAGATGCTGCTAGACGCCATAGAAGAGCCGGTTATACGCGGCCGCGTAGAGGGCAACGTAACCACAAGCAAGGTTATAGTCGAGGAGGGGGCAGTCGTCGAGGGGGACATCAAGGGCCCCGCGTACATAGGCCGGGGGAGCCTCGTCTCGAGCAGAGCCAGACTAGAAGCCTATGTGAGCCTAGAGCAGGGCACCATACTGAAATCGGGCGTACTCGTAAACACGCTCGTCATGGGAGAAGGCACGACAATAGACATTGGCGAGGCGCAGCTAGAAGACAGTGTGATTGGCAGAGCTTGCGAGATCCTAGCACACAGAACTACAAACAGAATGAAGCTACTAGTGGGCGACAGGGCACGAATCACAATAGACTGA
- a CDS encoding HD domain-containing protein produces MGGVVVSPELVKVKLRGDQLLERAWKIAMSDHELRALLRMSNVMAVKRLHYNDHGPVHATIVAGAALEIFDRLVEAGVEPTTLRDGTVDNLSEARLVVLLGALMHDIGNSVHRHNHELAGALLAAPILDRILEKLYGGLNEKTYQIRQEVMHAIYATAYDVQCLSVEAGAVKVGDGLDIAEGRARIPYKLGKIDIHAVSALSVKRVEISEGRERPISITIHTNDYAGLFQVEEVLLKKIATSSIGDYLEVYLGVGDEPPLRIHPS; encoded by the coding sequence TTGGGCGGGGTAGTGGTTAGCCCGGAGCTTGTGAAGGTTAAGCTGCGTGGAGACCAGCTGCTCGAGAGGGCTTGGAAGATAGCGATGAGTGACCATGAGCTTAGAGCGCTTCTCCGCATGAGTAACGTGATGGCCGTGAAGAGGCTACACTATAACGATCATGGCCCGGTGCACGCGACTATTGTTGCTGGGGCTGCGCTCGAGATATTCGATAGGCTTGTCGAGGCTGGTGTTGAGCCTACCACGTTGCGTGACGGTACTGTAGATAATCTCTCGGAGGCGCGGCTCGTCGTACTCCTAGGAGCCTTGATGCACGATATTGGCAATAGTGTACACAGGCATAACCATGAGCTCGCTGGTGCTTTGTTGGCTGCACCCATACTAGACCGTATACTAGAGAAGCTGTACGGCGGGCTTAACGAGAAGACGTACCAGATACGCCAGGAGGTTATGCACGCAATATACGCTACTGCCTATGACGTACAGTGTCTGAGTGTAGAGGCTGGCGCTGTTAAGGTTGGCGATGGTCTCGACATTGCCGAGGGGCGCGCTAGGATACCCTACAAGCTAGGAAAGATAGACATCCATGCCGTCTCCGCGCTTAGCGTGAAGCGTGTCGAGATAAGCGAGGGCAGGGAGCGACCGATATCCATAACGATACACACGAACGATTATGCTGGCCTCTTCCAGGTCGAGGAAGTGCTGTTGAAGAAGATAGCTACTAGCAGCATAGGTGACTATCTCGAGGTGTATCTGGGTGTTGGCGACGAGCCTCCGTTAAGGATACACCCCTCTTGA
- a CDS encoding ParB N-terminal domain-containing protein, producing MKPTNLRVRGKDVVLVPISELSVHEEVNPARVTRMARVILSSRVVEKPILVDEKTLVIIDGHHRYNALRAIGTRYAPAILLDYSRDVEGIGAGSWSLRAENPERLMDLLEAVLVAHASRGPHPVVIESPGVGRRVVYRDALSAYLALRYSGLLGIDHGNSVHAARGVHSPRLRGGGMVIVRPPPLSKEHVRLVGLRGETLPPKSTLHVTPYKGVRAPVRLDRLF from the coding sequence TTGAAGCCCACTAACCTACGCGTCCGCGGCAAGGACGTAGTCCTAGTGCCCATATCGGAGTTGTCCGTCCACGAAGAGGTTAACCCGGCGCGTGTCACCCGTATGGCTCGCGTTATTCTCTCCTCACGTGTAGTCGAGAAGCCTATACTCGTTGACGAGAAGACCCTCGTCATAATCGACGGTCATCATAGGTATAACGCGCTGCGCGCGATTGGCACAAGATACGCGCCCGCCATCCTCCTCGATTACAGTAGGGATGTTGAGGGTATAGGGGCTGGCTCGTGGAGCCTCCGGGCCGAAAACCCAGAGAGATTAATGGATCTTCTGGAGGCCGTCCTCGTGGCTCACGCCTCGCGGGGGCCGCACCCCGTTGTTATTGAGTCGCCTGGCGTAGGGCGTAGAGTTGTGTATCGCGATGCTCTTAGCGCTTATCTTGCTCTCCGATACTCTGGCTTGCTCGGGATAGATCACGGTAATAGTGTACATGCTGCCCGGGGTGTGCACAGCCCACGGCTGAGGGGTGGTGGCATGGTTATTGTGAGGCCCCCGCCGTTGAGCAAGGAGCATGTGAGGCTTGTCGGTTTGAGAGGTGAGACGCTACCACCAAAGAGCACGTTGCATGTAACGCCTTACAAGGGGGTTAGGGCGCCGGTGCGTCTAGATCGCCTCTTCTAG
- a CDS encoding ABC transporter permease translates to MSLRLLLSKELRMLAREHMVVLSVILPLILYSSMGPVIGGIAEQARETWQLKGVVLAIVPGGPDEEKLAEMIADALRGRGVNASVVREEPLKLLEEGYTAVVAVPRGFVANITKGVNATLVVYVAGSPAQLVRLTSLTPAVSAFITKVLSGAEAQRPRINVDQYVYVSGRLFTQDEIVRLTGTATMLTYLPFFVIFPAASIGAIMMGVEREERMLEVLLSLPVRRRDISLAKVISSLIIAFMTAASATIGLYNMLRGMKTEATLALPGYTPEITVVYIAALLSSAIFTTTVIQVLSLFAETVRGAQATTVIVVFPMLGVVLASIAGLPLNPAMYAVPFMCIVYAAYAPLIGIMHATISTIIQALEALIVLALLVKLLNTEIAITGPAMLKKLRERLSRRGR, encoded by the coding sequence GTGAGTCTCCGTCTCCTCCTGTCGAAGGAGCTGCGCATGCTGGCAAGAGAGCATATGGTCGTCCTCTCTGTGATACTGCCGCTGATATTGTACTCGTCGATGGGGCCCGTGATAGGAGGTATCGCGGAGCAGGCGAGAGAAACGTGGCAGCTGAAGGGCGTCGTGCTGGCGATAGTCCCCGGGGGGCCCGATGAGGAGAAACTCGCAGAGATGATAGCAGATGCGCTCCGCGGCCGTGGCGTCAATGCGAGTGTTGTGCGGGAGGAGCCGTTGAAGCTACTAGAGGAAGGGTATACGGCAGTGGTGGCCGTACCTAGAGGGTTCGTCGCCAACATAACAAAAGGTGTAAACGCGACGCTCGTGGTCTACGTTGCCGGTAGCCCGGCTCAACTAGTCCGCCTAACAAGCCTGACACCAGCAGTCTCGGCCTTCATTACCAAGGTGTTGAGCGGCGCGGAGGCACAGCGCCCGCGCATCAATGTGGACCAGTACGTGTACGTCTCGGGTAGGCTGTTCACACAGGATGAGATAGTGAGGCTCACGGGCACAGCTACAATGCTAACCTACCTCCCGTTCTTCGTCATATTCCCCGCTGCGAGCATAGGCGCCATAATGATGGGCGTCGAGCGCGAGGAGAGGATGCTAGAGGTTCTACTCTCGCTCCCTGTGCGCCGCCGAGACATATCACTAGCAAAGGTAATCTCCAGCCTAATCATAGCCTTCATGACCGCTGCAAGCGCCACAATAGGCCTCTATAACATGCTACGGGGTATGAAGACAGAGGCTACGCTCGCCCTGCCGGGGTACACGCCGGAGATAACGGTAGTTTACATCGCAGCCTTGCTATCATCAGCAATATTCACAACCACGGTGATACAAGTGTTGTCGCTATTCGCCGAGACCGTGCGCGGCGCACAAGCAACCACGGTTATAGTAGTGTTCCCGATGCTAGGCGTCGTGCTAGCGAGCATAGCCGGTCTACCGTTGAACCCAGCGATGTACGCAGTACCCTTCATGTGCATAGTCTACGCTGCATACGCGCCACTAATAGGCATCATGCACGCCACCATATCGACAATAATACAGGCACTCGAGGCTCTCATAGTGCTAGCTCTGCTGGTGAAGCTGCTAAACACCGAGATAGCAATAACCGGCCCAGCCATGCTCAAGAAGCTCCGTGAGAGACTGTCAAGGAGGGGCCGGTGA
- a CDS encoding ABC transporter ATP-binding protein yields the protein MSVEPLLRVENLVKVFPGGVRAVDGVSFEMSPGEVVALVGPNGAGKTTTFRIIATLLKPSSGRVLIEDVDVVKDPLEARKRLVFVPEEVGGYRQLTGLEYIEFAVRVHLGARGASEDEIRRAVREAVELTGLDRSTLRRKMGEYSKGMKRRVQVAWALAVKPRLVILDEPTGGLDVEASYKLRMLIREYARREGVAVLLSSHNMLEVESVADRVYLMRSGRIVASGRPSEIIERVGARNLEEAYMKLVGVM from the coding sequence TTGAGCGTTGAGCCGCTACTGCGCGTCGAGAACCTGGTTAAAGTGTTTCCGGGTGGTGTCCGTGCGGTTGACGGTGTAAGCTTCGAGATGTCTCCGGGCGAGGTTGTAGCGCTTGTGGGTCCTAACGGGGCTGGCAAGACTACAACCTTCCGGATCATAGCTACGTTGTTGAAACCCTCTTCCGGCCGAGTGCTAATCGAGGATGTTGATGTTGTGAAGGATCCGCTGGAGGCTAGGAAGAGGCTCGTCTTTGTCCCGGAGGAGGTGGGAGGCTACCGGCAGCTAACCGGCTTGGAGTACATCGAGTTCGCGGTTCGAGTCCATCTTGGGGCTAGGGGTGCGAGTGAGGATGAGATACGCAGGGCGGTTAGGGAGGCGGTGGAGCTGACCGGGTTGGATAGGAGTACTTTGCGGAGGAAGATGGGCGAGTATAGCAAGGGCATGAAGAGGAGGGTGCAGGTTGCATGGGCGCTGGCGGTCAAACCACGGCTTGTGATACTCGATGAGCCTACTGGCGGGCTTGATGTCGAGGCTAGTTACAAGCTGAGGATGCTCATACGCGAGTATGCTAGGAGAGAGGGTGTAGCGGTTCTCCTATCAAGCCATAACATGCTAGAGGTGGAGAGTGTGGCAGACCGTGTGTACCTCATGAGGAGTGGGAGGATTGTGGCGAGCGGCAGGCCCAGCGAGATAATCGAGCGTGTCGGCGCCCGTAACCTTGAGGAGGCTTACATGAAGCTGGTGGGGGTGATGTAG
- a CDS encoding RsmB/NOP family class I SAM-dependent RNA methyltransferase, with product MGVERQVEALVDFAARVLWVVLERKWSHDKAYQEAVKELGWGRLKGLKPKTLYRVSRAIVSDYYLLRYAEQVVYGARGGARRLARLWLLLRGDDPDLIPPELEPGVRRLRKRLLKQMPRKIESVEELLDGLEGVKLLSVKYSFPEWFVEKFVKLLGLEETEKLLEALNEEVWWIRVNTLKADVDEVAERLGEKGVFVRRDPDLPYMLRVVDYSEPLHHLEEMWKGEIVFQDKASALVVEALDPQPGDYIVDFAAAPGIKATLVAALTDNQAEMVLLDVSRERVSRMMRVLKMYGVDLSKVHVAVVDSRFWWSPRKQPKILLDAPCSSSGAVGKDPAIKIHLESREWVDRFVPLQRDLLVNAVTQGERVVYAVCSILPEEGEEHMVKLSLELEDPGIPGLPGYHAYGERVSKARRLLPHVHETQGFFIARIVGKGV from the coding sequence TTGGGCGTTGAGAGGCAGGTAGAGGCGCTGGTAGACTTTGCTGCCCGCGTGTTGTGGGTGGTGCTTGAGCGCAAGTGGAGCCATGACAAGGCGTACCAGGAGGCTGTAAAGGAGCTTGGATGGGGGCGCCTCAAGGGCCTAAAGCCTAAGACGCTTTACCGTGTATCGCGCGCCATAGTGTCAGACTATTACCTCCTAAGGTATGCCGAGCAAGTGGTGTATGGGGCCCGTGGAGGCGCTAGGAGACTAGCTAGGCTCTGGCTGCTTCTACGGGGGGACGACCCCGATCTTATACCCCCGGAGCTGGAGCCGGGCGTCCGTAGGCTACGTAAGCGTCTATTGAAACAGATGCCGAGGAAAATCGAGAGTGTCGAAGAGCTGCTCGATGGTCTGGAGGGTGTTAAGCTGCTCTCGGTGAAATACTCGTTCCCCGAGTGGTTTGTCGAGAAGTTCGTGAAGCTGCTCGGCCTGGAGGAGACCGAGAAGCTCCTTGAGGCTCTGAACGAGGAGGTCTGGTGGATACGCGTCAACACGCTAAAAGCAGATGTTGATGAGGTCGCAGAGCGTCTTGGGGAGAAAGGCGTCTTTGTAAGACGCGACCCGGACCTACCCTACATGCTACGCGTGGTCGACTACTCTGAGCCTCTACACCACCTCGAGGAGATGTGGAAGGGCGAGATTGTATTCCAGGATAAGGCGTCGGCCCTAGTCGTTGAGGCTCTCGACCCTCAACCAGGTGATTATATCGTTGATTTCGCGGCTGCGCCAGGCATCAAGGCCACCCTCGTAGCAGCCTTGACCGACAACCAGGCGGAGATGGTGCTACTCGATGTTTCGAGGGAGAGAGTATCGAGGATGATGAGGGTGCTCAAGATGTATGGGGTGGATCTTAGCAAGGTGCACGTTGCTGTCGTTGACTCTAGATTCTGGTGGAGCCCGAGGAAACAACCAAAGATACTCCTTGACGCCCCTTGCTCCTCGAGCGGCGCTGTCGGCAAGGACCCAGCGATAAAGATTCACCTGGAGAGCCGCGAGTGGGTGGATAGGTTTGTACCGTTACAACGCGATTTGCTAGTGAATGCTGTGACGCAGGGGGAGAGGGTCGTGTATGCGGTTTGTAGCATCCTTCCCGAGGAGGGCGAGGAGCACATGGTGAAGCTTAGTTTGGAGCTAGAGGATCCTGGTATCCCGGGTCTCCCGGGGTACCACGCGTACGGCGAGAGGGTATCAAAGGCGAGGAGGCTACTCCCGCACGTGCACGAGACCCAAGGCTTCTTCATAGCACGTATTGTTGGTAAGGGCGTCTAG
- a CDS encoding peptidase M50 has product MSRIAMVVSLGVYPWPRWGAARSQSIDLGSSWLNLIVAALAAAFALLGPRLVTPYILHDYYALGVLAGALAGFILHEYAHERTAYRYGCWARFMLHPLGFALTILSGLIPAIVIIAPGAVSVACPSWGWGSSAKGEERIAAAGIKVNIALAIMAALAAMVVHMPWRWFALGAAEINAWIAVFNLLPIPPLDGWRLARLNPVKWLLLLLAAVIAWLLVG; this is encoded by the coding sequence GTGAGCCGGATAGCGATGGTGGTGAGTCTAGGAGTGTACCCCTGGCCGCGCTGGGGGGCGGCAAGGAGCCAGTCGATTGACCTGGGCAGCAGCTGGCTAAACCTCATAGTCGCGGCTCTCGCTGCGGCATTTGCACTGCTAGGGCCGCGCCTCGTAACCCCCTACATACTCCACGACTACTACGCGTTGGGCGTGCTAGCTGGCGCCCTAGCAGGCTTCATCCTACACGAGTACGCGCATGAGAGGACAGCCTACCGTTACGGGTGCTGGGCGCGCTTCATGCTACACCCTCTAGGTTTCGCGCTTACCATACTCTCGGGGCTCATACCAGCAATCGTGATCATCGCGCCTGGCGCGGTTAGCGTGGCTTGCCCCTCATGGGGGTGGGGGAGTAGCGCCAAGGGCGAGGAGAGGATAGCAGCGGCAGGCATCAAAGTAAACATAGCGTTAGCGATAATGGCGGCGCTCGCGGCAATGGTGGTGCACATGCCCTGGAGGTGGTTTGCGCTTGGCGCAGCTGAGATAAACGCGTGGATTGCGGTGTTCAACCTGCTCCCGATACCGCCTCTAGACGGCTGGAGGCTAGCAAGGCTAAACCCAGTGAAGTGGCTGCTGCTCCTCCTAGCAGCAGTTATCGCCTGGTTGCTTGTCGGCTAG
- a CDS encoding thiamine-phosphate synthase family protein, with protein MGAKRAVLAIGGVDPTGAAGVNAIASTARALGAYSTSIPTCVVVESTRGVKSIHPVGGSVLRDMLEEFFSEGWDSVVAAVSLHPRVEEARATTSTLDGRTVLTILDPVWAASAGGQLTVDEPRRVFSVLSKAADILVVNTAELFHLAGRETLTIGGVVRAARRLIERHGFLAVVVKGGHGLECRDVLVERDYYLVLGEAAGCIDARVHGTGCVYLGALAAGLALGLSTADSTLLAWRTTRLAVEGAVSGAAAGLAWWRGLHGYWVERVLRDVERGLGRLLRYWSLVERFVPETGLNIVSTAPLGVDVWAGVSGRVRRGSGGTPVHGPVSLRASSHLYRALRTLHQEGVTWLLGAVNVRLDERLLRSAERLGYTIARYDRRLEPPEVKAVEGGSIPWGFRTALRSVEPRVPDIVYHEGDWGKEPMMVFLGVTAEEAVAKLVRVAGDA; from the coding sequence GTGGGGGCAAAGCGAGCCGTCCTGGCTATCGGCGGCGTTGATCCTACCGGCGCGGCGGGTGTCAACGCAATAGCCTCGACCGCAAGGGCTCTAGGCGCCTACTCGACGTCCATACCCACTTGCGTCGTCGTCGAGTCTACACGTGGTGTCAAGAGCATACACCCCGTTGGGGGTAGTGTGCTCCGGGATATGCTGGAGGAGTTCTTCTCTGAGGGCTGGGATAGTGTCGTTGCCGCTGTCTCGCTCCACCCTCGTGTTGAGGAGGCGCGCGCCACGACAAGCACGCTTGATGGGCGCACCGTGCTCACTATCCTTGACCCTGTGTGGGCTGCGAGCGCTGGCGGCCAGCTGACCGTGGATGAGCCTAGACGTGTATTCTCGGTGCTCTCCAAGGCGGCTGACATACTCGTTGTCAACACTGCCGAGTTGTTCCATCTGGCTGGGCGCGAGACTCTGACGATAGGCGGGGTTGTTAGGGCCGCAAGGAGGCTGATAGAGCGGCATGGGTTTCTCGCGGTTGTCGTGAAGGGCGGTCATGGACTCGAATGTCGTGATGTACTAGTGGAGCGTGATTACTATCTTGTGCTTGGCGAGGCAGCTGGATGCATAGACGCGAGAGTACATGGCACCGGGTGCGTCTACCTGGGCGCTCTTGCAGCTGGGCTTGCGCTAGGCCTGAGCACCGCCGATTCCACCCTGCTCGCGTGGCGAACCACAAGGCTCGCGGTAGAGGGGGCTGTGAGCGGCGCTGCAGCTGGACTGGCGTGGTGGAGGGGGCTGCACGGCTATTGGGTTGAGCGTGTATTGCGCGACGTTGAGAGGGGACTTGGTAGGCTTCTCCGCTATTGGAGTCTGGTTGAGCGTTTCGTACCCGAGACCGGTTTGAACATCGTGTCGACTGCGCCTCTCGGTGTTGACGTGTGGGCCGGGGTGTCTGGGAGGGTCCGGAGAGGCTCCGGAGGCACACCTGTCCACGGTCCAGTGTCTCTCCGCGCCTCTAGCCATCTCTATCGCGCGTTGAGGACGCTACACCAGGAGGGTGTGACCTGGCTTCTTGGCGCTGTTAACGTGCGTCTAGATGAGCGGCTGTTGAGGAGTGCGGAGAGGCTCGGGTATACCATAGCCCGGTATGATAGGAGGCTTGAGCCTCCCGAGGTGAAGGCCGTCGAGGGTGGCTCAATCCCATGGGGGTTTAGGACTGCGTTGAGAAGCGTCGAGCCCCGAGTGCCTGATATAGTGTATCACGAGGGAGACTGGGGTAAGGAGCCTATGATGGTCTTCCTGGGCGTAACTGCAGAGGAGGCTGTAGCCAAGCTCGTCAGGGTTGCTGGAGATGCGTGA
- a CDS encoding D-2-hydroxyacid dehydrogenase, which translates to MHYLLSVSFIGWGASGPAFGAEAWLIAFRVTRLDGMKVLVTDPVDKLLLGILEKHGLQVDYRPGVPREELLKIIGDYDILVVRSRTKVDREVIDRGEKLKVIARAGVGLDNIDVQHAIEKGIKVVNAPGAAAQSVAELTIGLLIAAARFFKAHIVSLERREWSKGRWTGVELSGKTLGVIGFGRIGYRVAKIARGLGMRVLAYDVVDASDRAREIGAEFTRDLDVVLRESDAITLHVPLTKETYHLIDRDALEKMKDGVIIVNTSRGPVIDTKALLEYLESGKVFAAALDVLEHEPPKEEWEWRLVHHPRVIVTPHIGAETREAKRRVAEETAYAILEALGMR; encoded by the coding sequence TTGCATTATTTGCTAAGCGTTTCATTTATAGGGTGGGGTGCCAGTGGTCCTGCTTTCGGTGCTGAAGCGTGGCTGATCGCCTTTCGCGTGACTAGACTCGACGGTATGAAGGTGCTCGTGACCGACCCTGTGGACAAGCTCCTTCTCGGTATACTCGAGAAGCATGGTCTGCAGGTGGATTATAGACCTGGTGTGCCCAGGGAAGAACTGCTTAAGATAATTGGCGACTATGACATCCTTGTCGTGAGGAGCAGGACTAAGGTTGACAGGGAGGTCATAGATCGTGGAGAGAAGCTCAAGGTTATAGCGAGGGCTGGTGTAGGCCTGGATAACATCGACGTACAACACGCCATAGAGAAGGGCATTAAGGTTGTTAACGCGCCGGGGGCTGCCGCTCAGAGCGTTGCTGAGCTTACCATAGGGTTGTTGATAGCGGCTGCTAGGTTCTTCAAAGCACATATTGTGAGTCTTGAGAGGCGCGAGTGGAGTAAGGGTCGCTGGACTGGTGTAGAGCTGAGCGGGAAGACCCTCGGTGTCATTGGCTTTGGTAGGATAGGGTATCGTGTTGCTAAGATTGCGCGTGGGCTGGGCATGAGGGTGCTTGCATATGACGTTGTTGACGCGAGTGATAGGGCACGGGAGATTGGAGCTGAGTTCACGAGAGATCTTGACGTTGTCCTCCGTGAATCAGATGCCATTACACTCCACGTACCATTGACGAAGGAGACGTACCACCTAATCGACCGCGACGCACTCGAGAAGATGAAGGATGGTGTTATCATTGTGAACACTAGCCGCGGCCCGGTGATAGACACTAAGGCGCTCCTAGAGTACCTGGAGTCCGGTAAGGTGTTTGCAGCTGCTCTGGATGTACTAGAGCACGAGCCTCCCAAAGAGGAGTGGGAGTGGAGGCTAGTGCACCACCCGAGGGTTATCGTGACGCCGCACATCGGCGCCGAGACCAGAGAAGCTAAGAGGAGGGTCGCGGAGGAGACCGCCTACGCTATACTCGAGGCGCTCGGTATGAGGTGA